A part of Halobacillus shinanisalinarum genomic DNA contains:
- a CDS encoding DUF2087 domain-containing protein: protein MQLNKMVAFHKAVGDPTRLRIVSLLLTGPMHGQLIAEKLGLKPPTITHHLKKLRDTGMVYSKRDKNTVYFYLDKKKVEFMATAILRIGDDEVRKEELYVNEAEQRKIINSFIARDGRLKQMPSQLKKKLVILSYYVQEFQPGKVYEEQEVNEYIQRFYDDYATMRREWIMQQFMYRENNRYELNPTEMWPVVVKR, encoded by the coding sequence ATGCAATTAAATAAAATGGTCGCCTTCCATAAAGCAGTAGGGGATCCAACTAGATTAAGAATTGTATCACTTTTACTTACGGGCCCCATGCATGGTCAGTTGATTGCTGAGAAACTTGGTCTGAAACCTCCAACCATTACCCACCACTTAAAAAAGTTAAGAGACACAGGGATGGTTTATTCGAAAAGAGATAAAAATACGGTTTACTTTTATCTGGATAAAAAGAAAGTTGAATTTATGGCTACGGCGATCTTGAGGATAGGAGATGATGAAGTGAGAAAAGAAGAACTGTATGTAAATGAAGCCGAGCAACGTAAGATTATCAACAGTTTTATCGCAAGGGATGGCAGATTGAAGCAAATGCCGAGCCAACTTAAGAAAAAGCTTGTGATTTTATCTTATTATGTACAGGAATTTCAACCTGGTAAAGTGTATGAGGAACAAGAGGTAAATGAATACATTCAACGGTTCTATGATGATTATGCAACAATGAGACGAGAATGGATTATGCAGCAATTTATGTATAGAGAAAATAATAGATATGAGTTGAATCCTACAGAGATGTGGCCAGTTGTTGTGAAAAGGTGA
- a CDS encoding MFS transporter, with product MSDRFHKHPYSYLFCSGIVNGIGDRFSQVAVLALLLELTDSGLAVGIVMGMRVLPYLVLSPIAGKLADVWDRRKIMIVTDVVRVPFALSFIFVPSVEDLWIIYVSMFVLACGEAIYQPVRKSSIGVIVDQQHYTKVNGLEQVVIGIVLVAGSVTGGVVAFFVGEDVAFVLNACTFIAAALIIKHLVIKKVVNKDQPTIIKRPHLNITFGPIVMFIVVIQAVSAMLDGFFNVLISYYGAETFSMADLGVGILYGALGVGLVISFFVSKKVTGNLLLVGIISVGLEGVLQIIASQAPTLWYIAITFTGISLIGGVGAACFDSIVMRMTPKSQQGEVFGVIGSISNVVIGIAMFSAGWFLELFSPRIIGLVGGSAAIFVMFLLILVFIFSFSSKNLTEQ from the coding sequence ATGTCAGATCGTTTTCATAAGCATCCTTACAGCTATTTATTCTGTTCAGGGATTGTAAACGGGATAGGAGACCGATTTAGTCAAGTTGCTGTGCTGGCACTGTTATTGGAGCTAACAGATTCAGGTTTAGCAGTTGGGATCGTGATGGGGATGCGCGTCCTTCCTTATTTAGTATTATCCCCGATTGCCGGAAAGCTTGCAGATGTTTGGGATCGGCGGAAGATTATGATCGTAACAGATGTTGTAAGAGTTCCATTTGCCCTATCCTTTATATTCGTGCCATCAGTTGAAGATCTGTGGATTATCTACGTTAGCATGTTTGTACTTGCTTGTGGAGAAGCCATCTATCAACCTGTTAGAAAAAGTAGTATTGGAGTGATCGTTGACCAGCAACACTACACTAAAGTAAATGGATTAGAGCAGGTTGTGATAGGGATTGTGCTAGTGGCCGGTTCCGTAACAGGCGGTGTCGTAGCATTTTTTGTAGGGGAGGATGTGGCTTTTGTTCTTAATGCGTGTACATTCATTGCTGCTGCGCTTATTATAAAACATCTCGTGATAAAAAAAGTAGTGAACAAGGACCAACCTACAATAATTAAAAGGCCGCACCTTAACATAACGTTTGGTCCAATTGTTATGTTTATAGTAGTCATCCAAGCTGTGTCTGCTATGCTAGATGGCTTCTTCAATGTATTAATCAGCTATTATGGGGCGGAGACATTTTCAATGGCAGATTTAGGTGTTGGAATCCTGTATGGTGCTCTAGGGGTTGGGCTGGTGATCAGTTTTTTTGTTTCGAAAAAGGTTACCGGAAATTTACTTTTGGTAGGAATCATATCAGTTGGTCTTGAAGGGGTGTTGCAAATTATTGCCAGCCAGGCACCAACGCTATGGTACATAGCTATAACCTTTACAGGAATTTCATTGATTGGCGGAGTTGGTGCTGCTTGCTTTGATAGTATTGTGATGAGAATGACACCTAAATCTCAGCAAGGTGAAGTGTTTGGGGTGATTGGATCAATTTCGAACGTAGTGATAGGTATAGCGATGTTTAGTGCGGGTTGGTTTCTTGAGTTGTTCTCCCCTAGAATTATAGGCCTTGTAGGTGGTTCTGCAGCTATCTTTGTTATGTTTCTATTGATACTAGTTTTTATTTTTTCGTTTTCATCCAAAAATTTAACAGAACAATAG
- the fdhD gene encoding formate dehydrogenase accessory sulfurtransferase FdhD, with the protein MRKGTTEKDMIKYDHGLLIEESDQVAEEYPLTIVLNDEEFATMVCTPMHLEELVIGFLASEGAIRTIADVDSISIDEERGFAYITTNVTFEKVDTTRRWIGSCCGKSRAFYFQNDAKIAKTVMDEMKIEPEFCLTLMEAFQKKADMFKKTGGVHQAAIASTQGVEIVFNDIGRHNALDKLYGYLLKQHLSRKHKIIIFSGRISSEVLLKVSKMGIGFLLSKSAPTDLALKLAEDLNITAVGFVRGKRMNIYTHAKRLAIHQE; encoded by the coding sequence ATGAGGAAAGGTACAACAGAGAAGGACATGATTAAATATGATCATGGGCTGCTTATAGAAGAGTCCGATCAAGTTGCAGAAGAATATCCGCTGACAATTGTTTTAAATGATGAAGAATTTGCTACAATGGTCTGCACGCCAATGCATTTAGAAGAACTTGTTATAGGGTTCTTAGCATCAGAAGGAGCAATCAGAACAATAGCAGATGTTGATTCCATTTCAATTGATGAAGAACGAGGATTTGCTTACATAACGACAAATGTCACATTTGAAAAAGTGGATACGACGAGGCGGTGGATTGGTTCCTGCTGTGGTAAAAGCCGGGCATTCTATTTTCAAAATGATGCGAAGATCGCAAAGACGGTAATGGATGAAATGAAAATAGAGCCGGAGTTTTGTTTAACATTGATGGAAGCGTTTCAAAAGAAAGCAGATATGTTTAAAAAGACCGGTGGTGTCCATCAGGCTGCTATTGCATCTACTCAGGGTGTGGAGATTGTCTTCAATGACATAGGAAGACACAATGCCTTAGACAAGCTATACGGATATCTATTAAAGCAACATCTCTCGCGTAAACATAAGATTATTATTTTCAGCGGACGGATTTCTTCAGAAGTATTATTAAAGGTATCTAAAATGGGAATTGGTTTTCTCTTATCAAAGTCAGCCCCAACAGATCTTGCTTTGAAGCTTGCTGAGGATTTAAATATTACCGCAGTTGGTTTTGTAAGAGGGAAGAGGATGAATATTTACACACATGCTAAAAGGTTAGCTATTCATCAGGAATAG